The Agelaius phoeniceus isolate bAgePho1 chromosome 2, bAgePho1.hap1, whole genome shotgun sequence region CCGAGTCCTGGGGGGATCTTCCCAGTCGGCTGTCTCTTCCTTGGGATGCCTCTCCCTGcaccactgtcccagggtgctggctgctgctATTGCTGCTGCGGGCACAGTGGTCCCGTTCATACTCCTCCTGAGCCTTTTGCATTTTCCgcttcttcatcttcctcttgtGGATGTGGAAGGTGGTGAGGGAGAGGAGGATCAGGCAGAAGATGAGGGTGACCAGGACAATTAAAACCAGGGTGGATGAGAAGGACTGAAAGAGTTGACCCACTTGCGTGATGCAGGTGCTGCTGGTATTTAAGGTGGCAGATGTCCTGTTCAGAAGACAAGGCGGCAGGGACAGCCTCAACTCTTTGGAGAGCTTGGCACTCATTGAGGAGGCTACGGAAGATGAGGATCTTCCTCTCCACTCCGAAGACGTCTAAATTTCAGTCGGTGTCGGGCTGCTGGCGGGCGCTTGCTGGAAATGCCCGGGATGCTGTCGGCTCAGCCTCTCGCTCGCTCTGAAGTGCCCGAGCAGCCTGCAAAGGGAGCCGGACACATCAGCGCCCCGAGGCACCCACCCTGCGCAGCTCCCCCGCCCCAAACCCGGCTGCGGCAGCCTGCGCCCCGCGCCCCGCTCCGAGCGGCCCCGGCTCCCTGCCGGGACGGGGCACCGCGCCGCCGCTCCGACTTCGCCAATTCCTCGGCACCGCGGGCAGCACCGCCCGGCCGCTCCCCCAACTAGTTGCCGCGGGAGAGGCAGCGAGGGAGCGGCGGCCGGGTGCCAGAGCCCCGCGCCGCGGCGGCTCCGGGCTGCCGGAGCCGAGCGGGTCCTGCCCCGCCGTGCCGgagccgccgcccgccccggaGCCCCCCTTACCTGCGCGGCGAGGGAGCCGCGGGCGCTGGGGGCTGCGGCAGCGCGGAGTGAGCGCAGGAGCGGAGGCACCGCCGCTTCGGGGAGCGCCGCCCGCAGCCGCAGCCGCCCCGGCCGCTGACGTCAGGGCCCGGCCCGCCGGCCGCCGCCCCGCACGGCCCCTCACGGCGGCGGCACCGCccgcgcccccggcccgccgcaccccgcgcccccggcccgccgccgctgccgcacCCCGCGCCCCTTACCGCCCGCAGCGCCCGGGGCTGCGCAACCCCCGCCCTCGCTGCTCAGCTCCGCCGCCACGCTGAGCGCGGCCCGCAGCCCCGTCCCCACACCAGCCGGACGTACCGGTGCCAGAGGCACCGACTGCAGCCAGCCCCGCCGTCCCGGCCCCAGCCACGCAGAGGCGCCGCGGCCAGAGCGCCCGCACCGAGGCACCCCGGAGCCTTCACCCCGCGGCTGCCGTGTGCCCGCCCGCCAGCCGCGCTCGCACCGCACCGCACCCGGTGCCGAGCCCCCGCCCGTACCAACACCCCGTCCCTCCGCACCAGTCCTTGCTCGGGCAGGCTGGTGTCAATCGGTGGGAGCGAAGCAGTGC contains the following coding sequences:
- the C2H11orf87 gene encoding uncharacterized protein C11orf87 homolog, whose protein sequence is MSAKLSKELRLSLPPCLLNRTSATLNTSSTCITQVGQLFQSFSSTLVLIVLVTLIFCLILLSLTTFHIHKRKMKKRKMQKAQEEYERDHCARSSNSSSQHPGTVVQGEASQGRDSRLGRSPQDSEIQRSSPSAAPSSQQAQACLDTAGVGLLQTVILS